From the genome of Nicotiana sylvestris chromosome 2, ASM39365v2, whole genome shotgun sequence, one region includes:
- the LOC138885984 gene encoding uncharacterized protein, with the protein MLLRRRTLRPNGVALGSVPSVSDIDVRGAIQLLTQIVATQAQRQGISDVHEMGSSRSREFLNMKPSTFTGSKKDEDPQNFIDEVQKIFRVMHATDIEAAELATYQLTDVVNTWYEIWEESRGEYATPSTWKEFGDAFLDHFLPIEVLEAKALEFERLRQNDMSVNEYYLKFVSLAKYAPEMVHDMRAEVSRFVLGLSDDLFANANITAQNNDMTITKMVAFVQGNEDRLKEVEWLQKEKDREFSKRSKSAGNFSRGGSQAGGNRQFFRESKSLPAPSSANALVQMSKFKRKNQNFRVVGSQPQTSVGYRGLEYPTCNTCGKKHSGVCHLGTNGCFGCGQQCHFLRDCPSAKQNNGGNAQQGRGAAKSSNAGSGRNRLYALAGRQDTEARGDIVTGMLTIFTFDVYAPIDLGSTLSYVTLHITKKFGIKPEKLCEPFEVSTPVGESVIARIGDVQSKCIIVLL; encoded by the exons ATGCTGCTCAGGAGGAGGACACTCCGGCCCAACGGGGTTGCATTGGGCTCAGTGCCTAGTGTTTCAGACATTGATGTCAGGGGAGCTATCCAGTTGCTCACCCAGATTGTTGCTACTCAGGCTCAAAGGCAGGGAATAAGTGATGTTCATGAGATGGGTAGTTCCAGGTCTAGGGAATTCCTCAACATGAAACCTTCCACCTTCACAGGGTCCAAAAAGGATGAGGATCCACAAAACTTCATTGATGAGGTTCAGAAGATATTTCGAGTCATGCATGCTACAGACATTGAGGCAGCAGAGCTTGCTACGTACCAGTTGACGGATGTTGTCAACACTTGGTATGAAATATGGGAAGAGTCCAGAGGGGAATATGCGACTCCTTCAACTTGGAAGGAGTTTGGAGATGCGTTCCTTGATCATTTTCTACCCATTGAGGTCTTGGAAGCTAAGGCTTTGGAGTTTGAGAGACTCAGACAGAATGATATGAGTGTGAATGAGTACTACCTCAAGTTCGTCTCTCTGGCCAAGTATGCTCCGGAAATGGTACATGATATGAGGGCCGAAGTTAGCCGGTTTGTGTTGGGGCTTTCAGATGATTTGTTTGCTAATGCTAATATAACTGCTCAGAATAATGATATGACCATTACTAAGATGGTTGCCTTTGTTCAAGGGAATGAAGACAGGTTGAAGGAAGTAGAGTGGCTACAGAAAGAGAAGGACAGGGAATTCAGCAAGAGATCTAAGTCTGCAGGAAATTTCAGCCGTGGGGGATCTCAAGCAGGAGGCAATCGCCAGTTCTTCAGGGAATCAAAATCATTACCCGCTCCATCTTCAGCTAATGCACTGGTTCAGATGTCCAAATTTAAAAGGAAAAACCAAAATTTCAGAGTAGTAGGCTCACAACCACAGACTAGTGTGGGCTACAGAGGCCTTGAGTACCCTACTTGCAACACGTGTGGTAAGAAGCATTCAGGGGTGTGTCATTTGGGCACAAATGGTTGCTTTGGGTGCGGTCAGCAATGCCACTTCTTGAGGGATTGTCCATCAGCAAAGCAGAATAATGGAGGCAAT GCCCAACAAGGGCGCGGTGCAGCAAAGTCTAGTAATGCAGGCAGTGGTCGAAACCGCTTGTATGCACTGGCAGGCCGTCAGGATACAGAGGCTCGTGGAGATATTGTCACAGGTATGCTAACAATATTCACTTTTGATGTCTATGCTCCTATAGATCTGGGATCCACCCTATCTTATGTAACCCTACATATTACTAAGAAATTTGGGATAAAACCAGAAAAGTTGTGTGAACCCTTTGAAGTGTCCACTCCAGTTGGAGAATCAGTTATAGCAAGGATTGGGGATGTCCAGTCAAAGTGTATCATCGTCTTACTATAG